One segment of Streptomyces sp. NBC_01463 DNA contains the following:
- a CDS encoding FAD-dependent monooxygenase: MRSRIAVIGSGPAGLAFARVLHRHDHPVTVLERDPSRDARPPGGTLDLQEGLGQRALEKAGVLAEFRELSRPEGQAMRILDTDGTVLRDWQPRPDERANPEIDRGQLRDLLLGPLDVQWGREVTEVVPGGGDGALVRFADGRQETFDLVVGADGAWSRVRPALSPVTPQYTGVTYVETSLDDIDTRHPGLARLVGDGSVAAYGVNRSIVAQRNSGGHVKVYAQFRTEEDRTPQGAAGTDADAVRSGLLALFEGWAPPVLDLLRHGTSFVRRPLHTLPASHTWAHVSGVTLLGDAAHLMPPLGAGANLAMLEGAELAESIASSGPGDLDETVRAFEERMWTRAGRWASITIAGLERLVSPDPSAALALFDDVQPS; encoded by the coding sequence ATGAGATCCCGTATCGCTGTGATCGGCAGCGGCCCCGCAGGTCTGGCCTTCGCCCGTGTCCTCCACCGTCATGACCACCCCGTGACCGTCCTCGAACGCGATCCCTCCCGGGACGCCCGCCCGCCGGGCGGCACGCTGGACCTTCAGGAGGGACTGGGCCAGCGCGCGCTGGAGAAGGCGGGCGTGCTGGCGGAGTTCCGGGAGCTGTCCCGCCCCGAGGGGCAGGCCATGCGCATCCTGGACACGGACGGGACCGTGCTGCGCGACTGGCAGCCCCGTCCGGATGAGCGGGCGAATCCGGAGATCGACCGGGGCCAGCTCCGTGACCTGCTGCTCGGCCCCCTGGACGTCCAGTGGGGGCGGGAGGTGACGGAGGTCGTGCCGGGCGGCGGGGACGGCGCGCTGGTCCGCTTCGCGGACGGGCGGCAGGAGACCTTCGACCTCGTGGTCGGCGCGGACGGCGCCTGGTCCCGGGTCCGTCCGGCGCTCTCGCCCGTGACGCCGCAGTACACCGGTGTCACCTACGTCGAGACCTCCCTGGACGACATCGACACCCGCCACCCCGGCCTCGCCCGGCTGGTCGGCGACGGTTCCGTGGCGGCGTACGGCGTGAACCGCTCGATCGTCGCCCAGCGCAACAGCGGCGGCCACGTCAAGGTGTACGCCCAGTTCCGCACGGAGGAGGACCGGACCCCCCAAGGGGCGGCCGGCACCGATGCCGACGCCGTGCGATCGGGCCTGCTGGCACTGTTCGAGGGCTGGGCACCTCCCGTCCTCGACCTCCTCCGCCACGGCACGTCCTTCGTCCGCCGCCCCCTCCACACCCTTCCCGCGTCCCACACCTGGGCGCATGTCTCCGGGGTGACGCTCCTGGGCGACGCCGCCCACCTGATGCCCCCGCTGGGAGCGGGCGCGAACCTCGCGATGCTGGAGGGTGCCGAACTCGCCGAGTCCATCGCCTCCTCCGGCCCCGGGGATCTGGACGAGACCGTCCGCGCCTTCGAGGAACGGATGTGGACCCGGGCCGGCCGGTGGGCGAGCATCACGATCGCCGGCCTGGAACGCCTGGTGAGCCCGGACCCGTCCGCCGCCCTCGCCCTCTTCGACGACGTCCAGCCCTCCTGA
- a CDS encoding helix-turn-helix transcriptional regulator encodes MGPVPADARTAEAWRSFGVRLRQWRRRAGLTQAQVGARVGYDHTAISKLEHGSRRTPPPLAGRLDDLLGAGGDLLAACEDAGAQERAGGARTPARRGPLPGEPAGGELLAMLPPGTVLPVSLPAYGLVCPVHGRDGCTVPVLTDVIALHAVFCALDPDTSPRPALDHDTVHALTALLAVCLRADEERAWPGATAVVERTLHAMLRWMALPAASYQRRLAPLAAEYAQSAGCLRLLWGRNGTAMAWLDRSLVWAAMAGHVGTEVAALSDMSTLARLEGDGPSALAYGEEIRRAAAGRHWAGAMSDLYQARGHAVRGDAARTLGHIDRAWSQMDRVGERDETEAPWLSVASVRLRVESGAAGALRDLAAATGDRRYALRAVGAAGTALGLLPPGMHSARMLFLARLADAHACAGDPAAAQAVAGPVLDTTEVNPATLLGQELRGLHTRLAGRTDRTARRPETDDFVRRLAAVVR; translated from the coding sequence ATGGGCCCTGTTCCGGCGGACGCCCGTACCGCGGAGGCATGGAGATCGTTCGGAGTCCGGTTACGTCAGTGGCGCAGGCGGGCCGGCCTCACCCAGGCACAGGTCGGCGCGCGCGTCGGCTACGACCACACCGCCATCAGCAAACTGGAGCACGGCAGCCGCCGGACACCGCCGCCCCTGGCAGGCCGGCTGGACGATCTTCTGGGCGCCGGCGGCGACCTGCTGGCCGCGTGCGAGGACGCCGGTGCGCAGGAGCGGGCGGGAGGGGCTCGGACGCCCGCGCGCCGGGGCCCGTTGCCCGGGGAACCCGCGGGCGGGGAACTCCTGGCGATGCTCCCGCCGGGGACGGTACTGCCGGTGAGCCTGCCCGCCTACGGACTCGTCTGCCCGGTCCACGGCCGCGACGGCTGCACGGTCCCCGTGCTCACCGACGTCATCGCGCTGCACGCGGTCTTCTGCGCCCTGGACCCGGACACCTCGCCCCGGCCCGCCCTGGACCACGACACCGTGCACGCCCTGACCGCCCTGCTCGCGGTCTGTCTGCGCGCCGACGAGGAACGCGCCTGGCCGGGAGCGACCGCCGTCGTCGAGCGCACCCTGCACGCCATGCTCCGGTGGATGGCGCTTCCCGCCGCCTCGTACCAGCGCCGGCTCGCGCCGCTCGCGGCCGAGTACGCGCAGTCGGCGGGCTGCCTGCGGCTCCTGTGGGGCCGCAACGGGACGGCGATGGCCTGGCTCGACCGCTCCCTGGTGTGGGCCGCCATGGCCGGTCACGTGGGGACGGAGGTCGCGGCGCTCAGCGACATGAGCACCCTTGCCCGGCTGGAGGGTGACGGCCCGTCGGCGCTCGCCTACGGCGAGGAGATCCGCCGGGCCGCCGCGGGCCGGCACTGGGCGGGCGCCATGAGCGATCTGTACCAGGCGCGCGGTCACGCCGTCCGGGGCGACGCCGCCCGGACCCTGGGCCACATCGACCGGGCCTGGTCGCAGATGGACCGGGTCGGCGAACGGGACGAGACGGAGGCACCCTGGCTCTCCGTCGCCTCCGTGCGTCTGCGGGTGGAGTCCGGCGCGGCCGGGGCGCTGCGCGATCTGGCCGCGGCCACCGGCGACCGCCGCTACGCGCTCCGTGCCGTCGGGGCGGCGGGCACCGCGCTCGGCCTGCTGCCGCCCGGTATGCACTCGGCGAGGATGCTGTTCCTGGCGCGGCTGGCCGACGCCCATGCCTGCGCCGGCGACCCCGCGGCGGCGCAGGCTGTGGCGGGCCCGGTCCTCGACACCACCGAGGTGAACCCCGCGACGCTGCTCGGCCAGGAACTGCGCGGCCTGCACACCAGACTGGCCGGCCGCACGGACCGCACGGCCCGACGGCCGGAGACGGACGACTTCGTCCGCAGACTGGCGGCGGTGGTCCGCTGA
- a CDS encoding oxidoreductase, translating to MTSHLITAAAAGTWQLGDLTVNRIGFGAMRLTQNGAAFGDDRGPHDRDRAVAVLRRAVELGVNHIDTAAFYFSPRRSANELINSALGPYTDDLVIATKVGPGRGPSGDWLDWARPGQLRGQVEENLRQLGRDHLDVVNLRVNGPAPIAESFGALAELQKEGFIRHLGLSNVWPEQIAEALAIAPVVCVQNRYGIGTRRADAEEVLRTCGELGIAFVPFYSIAGDAGQSGADRSAEDEALLDVARAHDASPAQVRLAWTLQRAPHVLAIPGTGDPDHLEANVAAGALRLTDEEVRRLAELGRDAG from the coding sequence TTGACTTCGCACCTCATCACCGCAGCGGCTGCCGGCACCTGGCAGCTCGGCGACCTGACCGTCAACCGGATCGGGTTCGGCGCCATGCGCCTGACCCAGAACGGTGCGGCGTTCGGCGACGACCGCGGCCCGCACGACCGCGACCGGGCCGTCGCGGTGCTGCGCCGGGCCGTTGAGCTCGGTGTGAACCACATCGACACCGCCGCCTTCTACTTCTCGCCGCGGCGCTCGGCCAACGAGCTGATCAACAGTGCCCTGGGGCCCTACACCGACGACCTGGTCATCGCGACCAAGGTCGGCCCCGGCCGCGGGCCTTCGGGCGACTGGCTGGACTGGGCCCGGCCCGGGCAACTGCGCGGGCAGGTCGAGGAGAACCTCCGCCAGCTCGGCCGCGACCACCTCGACGTGGTGAACCTCCGGGTGAACGGCCCGGCCCCGATCGCCGAGTCCTTCGGCGCTCTGGCCGAACTGCAGAAGGAGGGGTTCATCCGCCACCTGGGACTCTCCAACGTCTGGCCCGAGCAGATAGCCGAGGCCCTCGCCATCGCACCGGTCGTCTGTGTGCAGAACCGGTACGGCATCGGCACCCGCCGCGCCGACGCCGAGGAGGTGCTGCGGACCTGCGGCGAGCTGGGCATCGCCTTCGTGCCGTTCTACTCGATCGCCGGCGACGCCGGACAGTCGGGAGCCGACCGGTCGGCGGAGGACGAGGCTCTGCTCGACGTCGCCCGGGCCCACGACGCCTCGCCCGCCCAGGTCCGGCTGGCATGGACCCTCCAGCGCGCCCCGCACGTCCTCGCCATCCCGGGCACGGGCGACCCCGACCACCTGGAGGCCAACGTGGCGGCAGGCGCCCTGCGGCTCACCGACGAGGAGGTCCGCCGACTCGCCGAGCTCGGCCGGGACGCCGGCTGA
- a CDS encoding serine/threonine protein kinase produces MGEVWRATDEILGRAVAVKLLLGEHADESATARFRLEAQTAARLSHPHLVAVFDFGSWEDRLFLVMELVEGRSLSDLLLAQERLGPEQVARIAGQAAAGLAAAHRQGIVHRDIKPGNLMLDAEGSVKIGDFGIAQFVDDPSAALTTTGHIVGTSLYLAPERALGRTAGAASDMYSLGCVVYQLLLGQPPFRSDTATATLYQHVDTPPTPLRQRGVEMSAAFDSYLLGLLAKQPEERPSAQQVADWFLSEAWRGQAEPLPQHRPAPPRAASPAYAPTTAPPAVPGRHSGADSGAPTTYRLPQAQGHGRRAAGRSRNSRRRSTREAIRRRPRVASAIAGTIAFLAAVYLGMSLFSPDSSSATTPQDSGTTSGSVSPAP; encoded by the coding sequence ATGGGTGAGGTGTGGCGGGCCACGGACGAGATCCTCGGCCGGGCCGTCGCCGTGAAGCTGCTGCTGGGGGAGCACGCCGACGAGTCGGCGACCGCCCGGTTCCGGCTGGAGGCCCAGACCGCCGCCCGGCTCAGCCATCCGCATCTGGTGGCGGTGTTCGACTTCGGGTCGTGGGAGGACCGTCTCTTCCTGGTGATGGAGCTGGTCGAGGGCCGGAGCCTGTCCGATCTCCTCCTGGCGCAGGAGCGGCTGGGACCGGAGCAGGTCGCCCGGATCGCCGGCCAGGCGGCCGCCGGACTGGCCGCGGCCCACCGGCAGGGCATCGTCCACCGGGACATCAAGCCGGGAAACCTGATGCTGGACGCCGAGGGCTCCGTCAAGATCGGCGACTTCGGCATCGCCCAGTTCGTCGACGACCCCTCGGCCGCCCTCACCACGACCGGCCACATCGTCGGCACGAGTCTCTACCTCGCCCCCGAACGGGCCCTCGGCCGCACGGCCGGTGCCGCGTCGGACATGTACTCCCTCGGCTGCGTCGTCTACCAACTGCTGCTCGGTCAGCCGCCGTTCCGCTCGGACACCGCGACCGCGACCCTGTACCAGCACGTGGACACACCGCCGACGCCGCTGCGGCAGCGCGGCGTCGAGATGTCCGCGGCCTTCGACTCCTACCTCCTCGGCCTGCTCGCGAAGCAGCCCGAGGAGCGGCCGAGTGCCCAGCAGGTCGCCGACTGGTTCCTCAGCGAGGCCTGGCGGGGGCAGGCGGAGCCGCTGCCGCAGCACCGGCCCGCTCCCCCGCGTGCCGCGTCCCCGGCCTACGCGCCGACGACGGCACCGCCCGCCGTGCCCGGCCGGCACTCCGGCGCGGACTCCGGTGCCCCGACGACGTACCGGCTGCCCCAGGCGCAGGGCCACGGGCGGCGGGCAGCGGGCCGGTCCCGCAACAGCAGGCGGCGCAGCACCAGAGAGGCGATCAGACGCAGACCCCGCGTGGCCAGCGCCATCGCGGGCACGATCGCCTTCCTCGCCGCCGTCTACCTGGGCATGAGCCTGTTCTCCCCCGACTCCAGCTCGGCCACCACACCTCAGGACAGCGGAACGACGAGCGGGTCCGTCTCGCCCGCGCCGTGA
- a CDS encoding aldo/keto reductase, whose protein sequence is MILMEQRELGRTGRDVSVVGQGTWQLGGDWGEVREADAFGVLDAAVEGGVTFFDTADVYGDGRSEQLIGRYLKERPDTGVLVATKMGRRADQVPENYVLDNFRTWNDRSRANLGVDTLDLVQLHCPPTAVYSSDEVYDALDTMVAEERIAAYGVSAETCAEALTAIARPGVASVQIILNPFRLKPLDEVLPAARAAGVGIIARVPLASGLLSGRYTADTVFAPEDHRTYNRHGEAFDQGETFSGVDYGTGVAAAAEFAGLAPDGATPAQTALRWIIQQPGVTAVIPGARSVEQALGNAAAAAQGPLPRSTADAVRDLYDRRIRASVHGRW, encoded by the coding sequence ATGATCCTCATGGAGCAGCGCGAACTGGGCAGGACCGGACGGGACGTATCGGTCGTCGGACAGGGCACATGGCAGCTCGGCGGAGACTGGGGCGAGGTGCGTGAGGCCGATGCCTTCGGCGTGCTCGACGCCGCCGTCGAAGGCGGCGTCACCTTCTTCGACACCGCCGACGTGTACGGGGACGGCCGCAGCGAACAGCTCATCGGCCGCTATCTGAAGGAGCGCCCCGACACGGGCGTCCTCGTCGCGACGAAGATGGGCCGGCGCGCCGATCAGGTGCCGGAGAACTACGTCCTGGACAACTTCCGTACGTGGAACGACCGCTCGCGGGCCAACCTCGGGGTCGACACCCTCGACCTCGTACAGCTGCACTGCCCGCCGACGGCCGTCTACTCCTCGGACGAGGTCTACGACGCGCTCGACACGATGGTCGCCGAGGAGCGGATCGCCGCCTACGGGGTGAGTGCCGAAACGTGTGCCGAGGCGCTGACCGCCATCGCCCGGCCCGGTGTCGCGAGCGTCCAGATCATCCTCAACCCGTTCCGGCTCAAGCCCCTGGACGAGGTGCTCCCCGCCGCGCGCGCGGCGGGGGTCGGCATCATCGCCCGGGTGCCGCTCGCCTCCGGGCTGCTGTCCGGCAGGTACACCGCGGACACCGTCTTCGCACCCGAGGACCACCGCACGTACAACCGGCACGGTGAGGCGTTCGACCAGGGCGAGACCTTCTCCGGAGTCGACTACGGCACCGGGGTGGCCGCCGCCGCAGAGTTCGCCGGGCTCGCTCCGGACGGCGCGACTCCCGCGCAGACCGCGCTGCGCTGGATCATCCAGCAGCCCGGCGTCACCGCGGTCATCCCCGGAGCGCGCTCCGTGGAGCAGGCCCTGGGCAACGCGGCGGCCGCGGCACAGGGTCCGCTGCCGCGGAGCACGGCCGACGCGGTGCGGGACCTCTACGACCGCAGGATCCGCGCGTCCGTCCACGGTCGCTGGTAG
- a CDS encoding M28 family peptidase has protein sequence MTAGTTLAVLAGMLVVTSGQSASAEPSPPSPTPLSAAVSAADRAAAGGLDTLAKGPEERYERKTVTPWVNGLYSVAYERTYRGLPVVGGDAVVVSDSKGHIRGSQSALSRRVNVPTTATVPARTAEATSRKRLRSVERVDSHRLVVRATGTKTRLAWETVLTGRTGKAPSRLHVFVDAGTGAVLDSYDDVKAGTGNSQWNGPSPLSINTTSSGGSYSLRDPGRPGLTCADYSTGSVLSKSSDSWGTGSASSKETGCVDVMWAAQHEWDMLRDWLGRNGHDGNGRSWPVKVGLNDVNAYWDGSTVSIGHNNANQWIGAMDVVGHEFGHGIDQYTPGGANNESGLGEATGDIMGALTEAYTNEPAPYDDPDYTVGEKINLVGNGPIRIMYNPGQIGDPNCYSSAIPGTEEHAAAGPLNHWFYLLAEGSNPGGGKPSSPTCNSSTVTGVGIQSAGKVFYGGMLLKTSGMTYKRYRTATLTSAKNLDATCVLYNRTKAAWDAVSVPAQSGDPTCTPSGNNDFSLSLDPASGSVKQGSSVTATVRTTVTSGSAQTVSLSATGQPSGVSVAFSPSSVQSGATSAMTVSTTSAAAPGTYTLTVKGAGTQDHTVQYTLTVGDGGNPGGTAPDISVANVQAHLTQLNTIATQNGGNRRAGSAGYTASLAYVKGKLQAAGYTVSEQTCTTCTYRGNNLIADWPGGPADRTVMFGAHLDGVAAGPGINDNGSGSATLLENALALAQQNPTMTKHVRFAWWNGEEQGLEGSEYYVGQLTAAQRAAINAYYNFDMVASTNGGYFINNLNSAASAPMKEYWTSLGLAPEENIEGQGRSDDYSFQQGGIATSGYATGASDTKSAAQATKWGGTAGRSYDPCYHQSCDTTANINATALNRSADGVAYTVWKTAVGTTAPADDFSVSVNPVSGSVQPGASVTATVATATTSGSAQSVRLSASGAPSGVTVSFAPASVQSGASSTMTVSAGAQVTAGTYSITVTGTGTATHTTTYSLVVGGSSSCQARQVVANGGFENGTAPWSQSAGVINNRTSEKPAHSGAYQAWFGGWGSTHSDTATQSLTVPAGCSTYRLSFYLSTDTDESAGDPTAYDTFTVKLGSRTLATYSNVDAGSGYVQQSFDVGSAAGQTVTLGFTSKEDAYLQTSFVVDDVALDVS, from the coding sequence ATGACGGCCGGGACAACCCTGGCCGTCCTCGCCGGAATGCTGGTCGTCACGAGCGGCCAGTCAGCTTCTGCAGAACCGTCGCCCCCGTCCCCGACTCCCCTGTCGGCCGCCGTGTCGGCCGCCGACCGGGCCGCGGCCGGCGGTCTCGACACCCTGGCCAAGGGACCCGAGGAACGGTACGAGCGAAAGACGGTGACCCCCTGGGTCAACGGGCTCTACTCCGTCGCGTACGAACGCACCTACCGCGGCCTTCCGGTCGTCGGCGGGGACGCCGTCGTGGTCTCCGACTCCAAGGGGCACATCCGCGGATCCCAGTCGGCCCTCTCCCGGCGCGTCAACGTGCCGACCACCGCGACCGTCCCGGCCAGGACGGCCGAGGCCACCTCGCGCAAGCGGCTCCGCTCGGTGGAGCGGGTCGACAGCCACCGGCTGGTCGTCCGGGCCACCGGCACGAAGACCCGGCTGGCCTGGGAGACCGTACTCACCGGCCGGACCGGCAAGGCCCCCAGCCGCCTGCACGTCTTCGTCGACGCGGGTACCGGCGCGGTGCTCGACAGCTATGACGACGTCAAGGCCGGCACCGGCAACAGCCAGTGGAACGGCCCGTCCCCGCTCTCCATCAACACGACGTCCTCCGGCGGAAGTTACTCCCTGCGCGACCCGGGACGCCCCGGGCTGACCTGCGCCGACTACAGCACCGGGAGCGTCTTATCCAAGTCGAGCGACTCCTGGGGAACCGGCAGCGCCTCCAGCAAGGAGACGGGCTGCGTCGACGTCATGTGGGCGGCCCAGCACGAGTGGGACATGCTGCGCGACTGGCTGGGGCGCAACGGCCACGACGGCAACGGCCGCAGCTGGCCGGTCAAGGTCGGGCTCAACGACGTGAACGCCTACTGGGACGGCTCCACCGTCTCCATCGGCCACAACAACGCCAACCAGTGGATCGGCGCCATGGACGTCGTGGGCCATGAGTTCGGCCACGGCATCGACCAGTACACACCCGGCGGCGCCAACAACGAGTCCGGGCTCGGCGAGGCCACCGGCGACATCATGGGGGCGCTCACCGAGGCGTACACCAACGAGCCCGCCCCGTACGACGACCCGGACTACACCGTCGGCGAGAAGATCAACCTCGTGGGCAACGGGCCGATCCGGATCATGTACAACCCGGGACAGATCGGCGACCCGAACTGCTACAGCTCCGCCATACCCGGCACCGAGGAGCACGCGGCGGCCGGTCCCCTCAACCACTGGTTCTATCTGCTCGCCGAGGGCTCGAACCCCGGCGGCGGCAAGCCGTCCAGCCCCACCTGCAACAGCTCCACCGTCACCGGAGTGGGCATCCAGAGCGCGGGCAAGGTCTTCTACGGCGGCATGCTGCTCAAGACCAGCGGCATGACGTACAAGCGCTACCGCACCGCCACACTGACCTCGGCCAAGAACCTCGACGCCACCTGTGTGCTGTACAACCGGACGAAGGCGGCCTGGGACGCGGTGAGCGTCCCCGCCCAGAGCGGTGACCCCACCTGCACCCCGAGCGGCAACAACGACTTCTCGCTGTCGCTCGACCCGGCATCCGGCTCGGTGAAGCAGGGCAGTTCGGTGACGGCCACGGTCAGGACGACCGTGACCTCCGGCAGCGCACAGACGGTGAGCCTGTCGGCGACCGGACAGCCGAGCGGTGTGTCCGTCGCCTTCAGCCCGTCCTCGGTCCAGTCCGGCGCGACCTCGGCGATGACCGTCTCGACGACATCGGCCGCCGCACCCGGGACGTACACCCTCACCGTGAAGGGCGCGGGCACCCAGGACCACACCGTCCAGTACACCCTGACCGTCGGTGACGGCGGCAATCCGGGCGGCACGGCCCCCGACATCAGCGTCGCCAACGTCCAGGCGCACCTCACGCAGCTGAACACGATCGCCACCCAGAACGGCGGCAACCGGCGGGCCGGCAGCGCCGGTTACACCGCCTCGCTCGCCTATGTGAAGGGCAAGCTTCAGGCGGCCGGCTACACCGTCAGCGAGCAGACCTGCACCACCTGCACCTACCGGGGCAACAACCTGATCGCGGACTGGCCGGGCGGTCCCGCCGACCGCACCGTGATGTTCGGCGCCCACCTGGACGGGGTCGCCGCCGGTCCCGGCATCAACGACAACGGCTCCGGTTCCGCGACCCTGCTGGAGAACGCGCTCGCCCTGGCCCAGCAGAACCCGACGATGACCAAGCATGTGCGCTTCGCCTGGTGGAACGGCGAGGAGCAGGGTCTGGAGGGCTCCGAGTACTACGTCGGTCAGCTCACCGCCGCCCAGCGGGCCGCCATCAACGCCTACTACAACTTCGACATGGTCGCCTCGACGAACGGCGGCTACTTCATCAACAACCTCAACTCGGCGGCCTCGGCCCCGATGAAGGAGTACTGGACCTCGCTCGGCCTGGCCCCGGAGGAGAACATCGAGGGCCAGGGCCGCTCGGACGACTACTCGTTCCAGCAGGGCGGCATCGCCACCTCCGGTTACGCGACCGGTGCCAGTGACACCAAGTCCGCCGCACAGGCCACCAAGTGGGGCGGTACCGCGGGCCGTTCGTACGACCCCTGCTACCACCAGTCGTGCGACACCACCGCCAACATCAACGCGACCGCGCTCAACCGCAGCGCCGACGGGGTCGCCTACACCGTCTGGAAGACGGCGGTCGGCACCACCGCGCCCGCCGACGACTTCTCCGTCTCGGTGAACCCGGTCTCCGGCAGCGTCCAGCCGGGCGCGTCCGTCACCGCGACCGTGGCCACGGCCACCACAAGCGGCTCCGCGCAGAGCGTGCGGCTCAGCGCCTCCGGTGCGCCCAGCGGGGTCACCGTGTCCTTCGCCCCGGCCTCCGTGCAGTCGGGCGCCTCGTCCACGATGACCGTCTCCGCCGGGGCGCAGGTCACCGCGGGCACGTACAGCATCACCGTGACGGGGACGGGCACCGCCACCCACACCACCACGTACTCGCTGGTCGTCGGGGGCTCCAGCAGCTGCCAGGCCCGGCAGGTCGTCGCCAACGGCGGGTTCGAGAACGGCACGGCACCCTGGAGCCAGTCGGCCGGGGTCATCAACAACCGGACCTCCGAGAAGCCCGCGCACAGTGGCGCCTACCAGGCCTGGTTCGGCGGCTGGGGCAGCACGCACAGCGACACCGCCACGCAGTCGCTGACCGTACCGGCGGGCTGCTCGACCTACCGGCTGTCGTTCTACCTGAGCACCGACACCGACGAGTCGGCGGGCGACCCGACGGCCTACGACACGTTCACCGTGAAGCTGGGTTCCCGGACGCTGGCCACGTACTCGAACGTCGACGCGGGCAGCGGCTATGTCCAGCAGTCCTTCGACGTCGGCTCCGCCGCGGGGCAGACGGTGACGCTGGGGTTCACCAGTAAGGAGGACGCCTACCTGCAGACGAGCTTCGTCGTGGACGACGTGGCACTGGACGTCAGCTGA
- a CDS encoding Lrp/AsnC family transcriptional regulator: MAVDALDTRILRLLIEQPQTSVREYARILSIARGTLQARIDRLERDGVITGSGPFLSPAALGHPVLAFVHLEVTQGHLDDVGEALAAVPEIVEAFSTTGGGDLLTRVVARDNGHLEDVIQRLIQLPGVVRTRTEVALRERVPHRLLPLVEAVGRAAASDRG, encoded by the coding sequence ATGGCGGTGGACGCGCTCGACACCCGGATCCTGCGGCTGCTCATCGAGCAGCCGCAGACGAGCGTGCGCGAGTACGCGCGGATCCTGTCCATCGCCCGGGGCACCCTCCAGGCCCGTATCGACCGGCTGGAGCGGGACGGTGTGATCACCGGCAGCGGTCCCTTCCTCTCCCCCGCAGCCCTCGGCCACCCGGTGCTCGCCTTCGTGCACCTGGAGGTGACGCAGGGGCATCTGGACGATGTGGGCGAGGCGCTCGCCGCCGTGCCGGAGATCGTCGAGGCCTTCTCGACCACCGGCGGCGGTGATCTCCTGACCCGGGTGGTGGCCCGGGACAACGGGCATCTGGAGGACGTGATCCAGCGGCTGATCCAGCTGCCCGGCGTGGTCAGGACCCGGACCGAGGTGGCCCTGCGCGAACGGGTTCCGCACCGGTTGCTGCCCCTGGTCGAAGCGGTAGGCCGGGCGGCGGCATCCGACCGGGGATGA
- a CDS encoding lytic polysaccharide monooxygenase yields MRRKITSLLAGLGLAGVALFATSGSAQSHGYTDSPISRQQLCGIGTVKHCGQIQWEPPSVEGPKGFPTRGPADGHICAGGIGRFSELDDPRGGAWPATRVTAGQNYTFNWRIEARHATTDFRYYITKDGYDPARPLTRADLEPQPFLTVPFGGRLPGSTVTHSGVLPQKSGKHLILGVWTISDTGNAFYACSDVQF; encoded by the coding sequence ATGCGCAGAAAGATCACTTCCTTACTGGCCGGGCTCGGCCTGGCCGGCGTGGCGCTGTTCGCCACCTCCGGCAGCGCCCAGAGCCACGGCTACACCGACTCCCCCATCAGCCGCCAGCAGCTCTGCGGCATCGGCACCGTCAAGCACTGCGGCCAGATCCAGTGGGAGCCCCCGAGCGTCGAGGGCCCCAAGGGATTCCCCACGCGCGGACCGGCCGACGGCCACATCTGCGCGGGCGGCATCGGCCGCTTCTCGGAGCTCGACGACCCGCGGGGCGGCGCCTGGCCCGCCACCCGGGTCACCGCCGGACAGAACTACACGTTCAACTGGCGGATCGAGGCCCGGCACGCCACGACCGACTTCCGCTACTACATCACCAAGGACGGCTACGACCCGGCCCGGCCGCTCACCCGGGCCGACCTGGAACCGCAGCCGTTCCTCACCGTGCCCTTCGGCGGCCGGCTGCCCGGCTCGACGGTGACCCACTCGGGTGTGCTGCCGCAGAAGTCCGGCAAGCACCTGATCCTCGGCGTGTGGACGATCTCCGACACCGGCAACGCCTTCTACGCCTGCTCCGACGTGCAGTTCTGA